In the genome of Heliomicrobium gestii, one region contains:
- the typA gene encoding translational GTPase TypA has protein sequence MRFRRNNRLKRTDLRNIAIIAHVDHGKTTLVDGLLRQSGVFRANEEVQDCVMDSNDLERERGITILAKNTAVSYQGIKINIVDTPGHADFSGEVERILSMVDGAILLVDSAEGVMAQTKFVLRKALEAGLCPIVVINKMDRNDARPEEVLDEILELFIELGADDDQLEFPVLYAVGRSGWASLKADEPGSTLEPLFKTIIEKVPCPEGDEEAPVQLLVAALDYDSYVGRVAIGRIRQGKLRAGQPVSVCKRDGAIIKGKLLNVYTYQGLKRVATEEATVGDIICVTGIENVHIGETVSDADNPAPLPIINVDEPTLQMTFQTNTSPFAGKEGDYVTSRHLRARLYKELEKNVALRVQDTEDPDVFLVSGRGELHLSILIETMRREGYELAVSKPQVILRKDEDGVVLEPLEHLTIDVPEEYMGVVMEKLGTRRAEMTNMVNSGNGQVRIEFVIPARGLIGYRTEFLTDTRGFGIMHHLFHGYGEYRGEIPGRSRGAAVALETGSTTAYALGYLQERIRFFIAPGADVYQGMIVGENSREQDMDINVCKAKHLTNMRASGSDGTIRLEPPRTLSLEDALEWIDDDELVEVTPKNIRLRKRIMDINQRERAKKNKALGIN, from the coding sequence ATGAGATTTAGGAGGAATAATCGTTTGAAACGGACAGATCTGCGGAACATTGCCATCATCGCCCACGTCGACCATGGCAAGACAACCCTCGTCGACGGACTCCTGCGCCAGTCAGGCGTCTTCCGGGCCAATGAAGAGGTCCAAGACTGTGTCATGGACTCGAACGATCTGGAGCGGGAACGGGGCATCACCATCCTGGCCAAGAACACGGCCGTCTCCTACCAGGGCATCAAGATCAACATTGTCGACACGCCCGGCCACGCCGATTTCTCCGGCGAGGTGGAGCGCATCCTCTCCATGGTCGACGGCGCCATCCTGCTCGTCGACAGCGCCGAGGGTGTCATGGCCCAAACCAAGTTCGTCCTGCGCAAAGCCTTGGAAGCAGGTCTCTGCCCCATCGTCGTCATCAACAAGATGGACCGCAATGACGCCCGTCCCGAGGAAGTGCTCGACGAGATCCTGGAACTGTTCATCGAACTGGGCGCCGATGACGACCAGCTCGAATTCCCCGTCCTCTACGCCGTCGGCCGCTCCGGCTGGGCCAGCCTGAAAGCGGATGAGCCGGGAAGCACACTCGAGCCGTTGTTTAAAACGATTATTGAAAAAGTCCCCTGCCCGGAAGGTGACGAGGAAGCCCCCGTGCAGTTGCTCGTGGCCGCCCTCGACTATGACAGCTATGTGGGACGCGTGGCCATCGGCCGCATCCGCCAGGGCAAGCTGCGGGCCGGCCAGCCGGTCTCTGTCTGCAAGCGCGACGGCGCCATCATCAAAGGCAAGCTGCTTAATGTCTACACCTACCAGGGCCTCAAACGGGTCGCCACAGAAGAAGCGACCGTCGGCGACATCATCTGCGTCACCGGCATCGAGAACGTCCATATCGGTGAGACCGTCTCTGATGCGGACAACCCCGCCCCCCTGCCGATCATCAACGTCGATGAACCGACGCTGCAGATGACCTTCCAGACGAACACCAGCCCCTTTGCCGGCAAGGAGGGCGATTACGTCACCTCCCGCCACCTGCGGGCGCGCCTTTATAAAGAACTGGAGAAAAACGTGGCCCTGCGCGTGCAGGACACAGAAGACCCCGATGTCTTTCTCGTCTCGGGCCGGGGCGAACTGCACCTCTCCATCCTGATCGAAACGATGCGCCGTGAAGGCTACGAACTGGCCGTCTCGAAACCGCAGGTCATCTTGCGCAAAGACGAAGATGGCGTGGTCCTCGAACCGCTGGAGCACCTGACCATCGACGTGCCCGAAGAGTACATGGGCGTCGTCATGGAGAAGCTGGGCACCCGCCGCGCCGAGATGACCAACATGGTCAACAGCGGCAACGGCCAGGTCCGCATCGAGTTCGTCATCCCCGCCCGCGGGCTCATTGGCTACCGGACCGAGTTCCTGACAGACACGCGCGGCTTCGGCATCATGCACCACCTCTTCCACGGCTATGGCGAGTACCGTGGCGAGATCCCGGGCCGCAGCCGCGGCGCCGCCGTCGCCCTCGAAACAGGCTCCACCACCGCCTACGCCCTCGGTTACCTGCAAGAGCGGATCCGCTTTTTCATCGCCCCCGGCGCCGATGTCTACCAGGGCATGATCGTCGGCGAAAACTCGCGGGAACAGGATATGGACATCAACGTCTGCAAAGCGAAACACTTGACCAACATGCGCGCTTCCGGCTCGGACGGCACCATCCGCCTCGAACCGCCGCGCACCCTCTCCCTGGAAGACGCCTTGGAGTGGATCGACGACGATGAACTCGTCGAAGTGACGCCGAAAAACATCCGCCTGCGCAAGCGTATCATGGACATCAACCAGCGGGAGCGGGCGAAGAAGAACAAGGCGCTGGGGATCAACTAA
- a CDS encoding DUF4280 domain-containing protein, which translates to MGNAVIGNGQLKCSFGQAPSVLMVLPTNRVMIGGAPAATIMDNKPVVNIPPFGMCMSLANPTVASATAAAMGALTPMPCVPLTPAPWAPGCPTVLIGSIPALNNSSKLMCAWGGVIEIIFPGQVQVQTP; encoded by the coding sequence ATGGGCAACGCCGTCATTGGCAACGGGCAGTTAAAATGTTCTTTTGGACAAGCCCCCAGCGTGCTCATGGTCCTTCCCACAAACCGGGTTATGATCGGCGGCGCGCCGGCGGCCACCATCATGGACAACAAACCAGTGGTCAACATTCCTCCCTTCGGGATGTGCATGTCCCTTGCCAATCCCACCGTGGCTTCCGCCACGGCGGCCGCCATGGGCGCCTTAACGCCCATGCCCTGTGTCCCGCTGACACCGGCCCCCTGGGCGCCCGGCTGTCCCACCGTTTTGATCGGATCCATTCCCGCCCTCAACAACAGTTCAAAGCTGATGTGCGCCTGGGGCGGGGTGATTGAAATCATTTTTCCGGGCCAAGTCCAGGTTCAGACGCCTTAG
- a CDS encoding HAMP domain-containing protein, whose product MKKTTVIFIILLLSLSIAGIMTFRLTMSTFGGFFEDSPMLANLFAVASSDPDKGIYVIDSGKRGLKKVDREGRYDNLILDSSDELFSLTDKKEQYNNYIINDLDVDSEGNLYILRSYLNMGDLVVQKEQIWKYRPDDWKAPTLVHEQKYEDNQALIRSGKITSLTCRQDGLYFFFVDNQEVTLKRIGTDNRVNPLFTFPIPDGRSIHEITGYMPGWIYYTTELGELYRVDSRGESQTVPAELTSNTKKRSAIPQFLHLRNDADGNGFLYYIMPNENALYRISISHPEQRQVVFSGAMLPSPPPEGAWLINDYAVTDHEIIVATNDKPNNKTSRSDSSEDKLYLIDGQGSVKMISTFNPAAKEWVDQGTVLLLCMVVILMMAYTTYFAYLHILNRRLNIMIKQSLVSVVVFAIVVVGVGIVMRGQLEKYNPNITEEMKMLAQSGARFIEGDALQRIEQSRDCKGADYLKIQKSLHDLTIDEQIGYFSSLYQFAGGKLYPVIVGNDPDISLFQPVMALLGDGQYPASMKKCAQGSPIETATVQSDLGRWGAAFAPVKNSQGQVVGVFEVGRQSHGFEMKREAMISSIRENVFTSMTALFVAFMMVTLLLQRRIRQLRDSVHALEASHGTVATEVSVTSTDELGDLGRQFNHMARQIQMTIQHVTALKEAYSRFFPEHYLKALNKEITELKLGDNRELDQTVIMVSNLRRFQEQIKGKSSDYIFQYANLFFMQVGEVIQQQGGVICEYLESGVFVLFEGDVDGALDAAIEMVQRVRAGNRDAASLIAVASDEASDVDRNGVSPLENRNPAMNMKAGIALHYGQVKLGIMGTVTEGEKERDKKAERLEGNILSPDVTLSMLMDKLAEVIDVSILTTAAFIGELKNPDQYQFRSIGKLRFRGWERAVEMVDVYDSDSEYQKRRKGASQNMFNDAIRCYQNGGFAVARQGFLEVIRQNPEDKVAQLYFFQCDRYIAAGGVSDDWDGALNVTEAENG is encoded by the coding sequence ATGAAGAAAACGACTGTCATTTTCATCATCCTTTTGCTGTCACTGTCGATTGCCGGAATTATGACTTTCCGCCTTACCATGTCTACCTTTGGTGGTTTTTTTGAAGACAGCCCCATGCTCGCCAATCTCTTTGCCGTCGCATCGAGCGATCCAGATAAGGGGATCTATGTCATCGACTCAGGAAAACGGGGCCTCAAAAAGGTTGATCGAGAAGGCCGCTACGATAACCTGATTCTCGACAGTTCCGATGAACTTTTTTCCCTAACAGACAAGAAAGAACAATATAACAACTATATTATAAATGATCTAGATGTTGATTCAGAAGGGAATTTATATATATTACGTTCCTATCTGAATATGGGTGATCTGGTGGTTCAGAAGGAACAGATCTGGAAGTACCGTCCCGATGATTGGAAGGCGCCCACTCTTGTCCACGAGCAGAAGTATGAAGATAATCAAGCATTGATCCGGAGCGGGAAGATCACATCATTGACGTGCCGGCAAGATGGCCTCTATTTTTTCTTTGTCGATAACCAAGAGGTGACGCTCAAGCGAATCGGGACCGATAATAGGGTGAACCCCTTGTTCACCTTTCCGATTCCCGACGGTCGATCGATCCATGAGATCACCGGATATATGCCTGGATGGATCTACTATACGACGGAATTAGGCGAGTTGTATCGTGTAGATTCCCGTGGCGAGAGCCAAACTGTCCCAGCGGAACTGACGAGCAATACCAAGAAAAGAAGCGCCATTCCCCAATTTTTACATCTGAGGAATGACGCAGACGGTAATGGCTTCTTGTATTACATAATGCCGAATGAGAATGCCCTATATCGTATATCAATCAGCCACCCGGAACAGAGGCAGGTGGTCTTTTCCGGCGCGATGCTCCCGTCACCGCCTCCGGAAGGCGCTTGGCTGATCAATGATTATGCCGTCACCGATCATGAGATCATTGTGGCAACCAATGACAAGCCAAACAATAAAACAAGTCGAAGCGATTCGTCTGAAGACAAGCTCTATTTGATCGATGGGCAGGGCAGTGTCAAGATGATCAGCACATTCAATCCGGCGGCCAAAGAATGGGTCGATCAGGGAACGGTTCTCTTGTTATGCATGGTCGTTATCCTGATGATGGCTTATACGACCTACTTTGCCTATCTTCATATCCTTAATCGCCGGCTGAATATCATGATCAAGCAATCGCTGGTGTCGGTTGTGGTCTTCGCCATCGTTGTTGTCGGTGTCGGCATTGTCATGCGGGGACAGTTGGAGAAATATAACCCGAACATTACCGAGGAGATGAAGATGCTCGCCCAGAGCGGCGCCCGTTTCATCGAAGGAGACGCCTTGCAGCGGATCGAGCAGTCCCGAGACTGCAAAGGCGCCGATTACCTGAAGATTCAAAAGTCCCTGCATGATTTGACGATCGATGAGCAAATCGGTTACTTCTCTTCTTTATACCAGTTCGCCGGCGGAAAGCTATATCCAGTGATCGTGGGCAATGATCCCGATATATCCTTGTTTCAGCCGGTGATGGCGCTGTTGGGGGATGGTCAATATCCTGCCAGCATGAAAAAATGCGCCCAGGGGTCGCCGATCGAGACGGCGACTGTACAGAGTGACCTGGGACGATGGGGAGCGGCATTCGCTCCGGTAAAAAACAGCCAGGGGCAGGTCGTCGGTGTATTTGAGGTGGGCCGCCAATCCCATGGTTTCGAAATGAAACGAGAAGCCATGATTTCGAGTATCCGAGAAAACGTGTTTACCAGCATGACGGCGCTCTTTGTCGCCTTTATGATGGTGACCTTGCTGCTCCAGAGACGGATCCGCCAGCTCCGAGACAGCGTGCATGCCCTGGAAGCATCCCATGGCACTGTGGCGACGGAGGTGTCTGTCACGTCAACAGATGAGCTGGGCGATCTGGGGCGCCAATTCAACCACATGGCCAGGCAAATTCAGATGACGATTCAGCATGTGACAGCATTGAAGGAGGCCTATTCGCGCTTTTTTCCTGAACACTATTTGAAGGCGCTGAATAAGGAAATCACCGAACTGAAGCTAGGTGACAACCGTGAGCTTGACCAAACGGTCATCATGGTTTCCAACCTCCGCCGGTTCCAGGAACAGATAAAAGGCAAGAGCTCTGATTACATTTTTCAATATGCCAATTTGTTTTTTATGCAGGTCGGCGAGGTGATCCAGCAACAGGGCGGGGTTATCTGTGAGTATCTGGAATCAGGGGTCTTCGTTCTCTTTGAAGGAGATGTCGATGGCGCCCTTGACGCGGCAATCGAAATGGTGCAGCGGGTCCGGGCGGGCAATCGGGACGCGGCGAGTCTTATCGCAGTGGCAAGTGATGAGGCAAGTGATGTCGATCGAAATGGGGTGTCGCCTCTGGAAAATAGGAATCCGGCCATGAATATGAAGGCCGGCATTGCCTTGCATTATGGTCAGGTCAAATTGGGCATCATGGGCACTGTGACAGAAGGGGAGAAGGAACGGGACAAAAAGGCAGAACGGCTCGAGGGGAATATTCTGTCGCCTGATGTCACTTTAAGCATGCTGATGGATAAATTGGCTGAAGTGATTGATGTTTCTATTTTGACGACGGCAGCTTTCATCGGTGAGTTAAAGAACCCGGATCAATATCAGTTTCGGAGTATCGGCAAGCTTCGCTTCCGTGGTTGGGAGCGGGCTGTCGAGATGGTTGATGTCTATGACAGTGATTCGGAGTACCAGAAACGGCGCAAAGGGGCGTCACAGAATATGTTTAATGACGCCATTCGCTGTTATCAGAACGGCGGTTTTGCGGTGGCGCGGCAGGGCTTTCTGGAGGTGATCCGGCAGAACCCTGAGGACAAGGTAGCTCAGTTGTATTTCTTTCAGTGTGATCGGTATATTGCAGCCGGTGGGGTAAGTGATGATTGGGATGGGGCGTTGAATGTCACTGAGGCAGAAAACGGGTAA
- a CDS encoding MORN repeat-containing protein has translation MIGPSKKSSQKVNQNQNLSLFQRLAQAVDGWVDSLKESWQTAELFSQKENDELTGAEEADSPEKPLLENYIRIGEYYISKKLLGLIALITVVVVAIVILVAPLPLIAKWTGRYAQFQSLAAAGDYTGKAKILDDSGAALRYVGDLVNGQFSGTGKLYENGQLIYAGEFKEGRREGAGESWQEGQHYRGAFANDTCNGDGVILFSTGKVHYTGKFENGRLNGEGKEFYPDGTTKFAGIFTNGQPSGQGTEFFPGGGIKYKGDYLAGKYSGTGVLYYENGKKQLAGAFLLGMLHGSGEEYDEQENLRYKGGYQDGKYAGLGTLMHSDGAVIYSGFFAGGEIDMSRFLGMSKAKIEEALGKPAQVEALPQPDKRAVASSSTRSVSGGKPVVKLSIGKGATAKSAKAKPLSGASDAGASAAPEKPAAAAQPEILLYSDTHLVIVTDKLSGVAPNIIARAVGISGEAAEKIKQRLDAQMVSPSEGETGAGSGNPADKPVQKAPYEVLHNGPSAVYIGDDFTYEFRAGQGGQIEACTVQFKKYFEPGLGLSLLPEPYNFPSVDTLAS, from the coding sequence TTGATCGGACCATCGAAAAAATCATCCCAAAAAGTGAACCAGAATCAGAACCTCTCACTATTCCAGCGACTGGCGCAGGCCGTTGACGGTTGGGTCGATTCGTTGAAGGAATCATGGCAAACAGCCGAGCTGTTTTCTCAGAAAGAGAACGACGAATTGACTGGCGCCGAAGAGGCCGACTCCCCTGAAAAGCCTTTATTAGAAAACTACATACGTATCGGCGAATACTACATATCCAAAAAGTTGCTGGGCCTGATCGCCCTTATCACCGTTGTCGTTGTCGCCATCGTCATCCTTGTCGCTCCGCTTCCCTTAATCGCCAAGTGGACCGGTCGATATGCCCAATTCCAAAGCCTTGCGGCGGCCGGCGACTATACAGGAAAAGCCAAGATCCTCGACGACAGCGGCGCCGCGCTGCGCTATGTGGGCGATCTGGTCAATGGCCAGTTTTCCGGCACAGGCAAGCTGTACGAAAACGGGCAGTTGATCTATGCCGGTGAGTTTAAAGAGGGACGGCGCGAAGGCGCCGGAGAGTCATGGCAAGAGGGACAACACTACCGTGGGGCCTTTGCCAATGACACATGCAACGGTGATGGCGTCATCTTGTTTTCCACCGGAAAAGTACACTATACTGGGAAGTTCGAAAACGGACGCCTCAACGGAGAAGGCAAGGAGTTTTACCCTGATGGCACGACCAAATTCGCTGGGATTTTTACCAACGGCCAGCCTTCCGGTCAAGGAACAGAGTTTTTTCCAGGTGGGGGCATCAAGTATAAAGGGGACTACCTGGCCGGTAAGTATAGCGGCACGGGGGTCCTGTATTACGAAAACGGGAAAAAGCAACTGGCCGGCGCATTTCTGCTGGGTATGCTCCATGGAAGCGGTGAGGAATACGACGAGCAAGAGAATCTACGCTATAAGGGCGGGTATCAAGACGGAAAGTATGCCGGCCTCGGGACGCTGATGCACAGCGACGGCGCCGTGATTTACAGCGGTTTCTTCGCCGGAGGCGAGATCGATATGAGCCGGTTTTTAGGCATGTCGAAGGCAAAAATCGAAGAGGCGCTCGGCAAGCCCGCCCAGGTGGAGGCGCTCCCGCAACCCGATAAAAGGGCTGTCGCGTCATCCTCCACCAGGTCTGTTTCTGGCGGAAAACCGGTTGTTAAGCTATCGATCGGTAAAGGGGCCACCGCCAAATCGGCCAAAGCCAAACCCCTTTCGGGAGCTTCGGACGCTGGCGCATCTGCTGCTCCCGAAAAACCCGCCGCCGCTGCCCAACCGGAAATCCTCCTGTATAGCGATACCCACCTGGTGATCGTGACCGATAAGCTCTCCGGCGTTGCGCCAAATATCATCGCACGAGCAGTCGGTATATCGGGCGAGGCGGCTGAAAAGATAAAACAACGGCTTGACGCCCAGATGGTTTCCCCCAGCGAGGGAGAAACGGGCGCCGGTTCCGGCAATCCGGCAGACAAGCCGGTGCAAAAAGCGCCTTACGAAGTGCTGCATAACGGCCCAAGCGCTGTGTACATCGGCGATGACTTCACCTATGAGTTCCGCGCCGGCCAAGGCGGTCAAATCGAAGCCTGCACCGTCCAGTTCAAGAAATACTTTGAACCGGGGTTAGGTCTTAGTTTACTCCCTGAACCTTACAATTTCCCCTCCGTTGACACGCTGGCCTCTTGA
- the rbsD gene encoding D-ribose pyranase encodes MKKQGILHRDLAALIASLGHGDLVVVGDSGLPVPPGVPCIDLAVTNGVPPFLPVLEAILSEMVVESATVAEELKPNEKLAKSLAERLSPIELHFVNHESLKTRCRQARAVIRTGEWTPYANILLYAGVAF; translated from the coding sequence ATGAAAAAACAGGGCATCTTGCATCGCGATCTGGCCGCCCTGATCGCCAGCCTCGGTCACGGCGACCTGGTGGTGGTGGGCGACAGCGGCCTGCCGGTCCCACCGGGCGTCCCCTGTATCGACCTGGCCGTGACCAATGGGGTTCCGCCTTTTTTGCCGGTCCTTGAGGCGATTCTTTCGGAGATGGTGGTGGAGAGCGCGACTGTCGCCGAGGAACTGAAGCCGAACGAAAAATTGGCCAAATCCCTTGCCGAACGTCTGTCCCCCATCGAATTGCACTTTGTCAACCACGAGTCGCTGAAGACGCGCTGTCGTCAAGCCCGGGCTGTCATCCGGACAGGGGAGTGGACGCCTTACGCCAACATCCTCCTTTATGCCGGCGTCGCCTTTTGA
- a CDS encoding replication-associated recombination protein A: MDLFSYQSEALKSKEGPLAFRMRPRSLDEVSGQSHLLKKGSLFRRMIDEDKLQSFILYGPPGTGKTTIARLIAQTTQSSFVTLSAVTANTSDIKKVAKEAEDRLTFNQKRTILFIDEIHRFNKAQQDVLLPIVEDGTLILIGATTENPLYELNAALLSRLRVYILQPLKEEELVSLLKRALTDSQRGLGLPESALTVEALDLIVRAAKGDARASLTILDMVAGVHGDGDNPIEATEVTEVTGRIAVYYDKKGDRHYDTISAFIKSIRGSDPDAALYWLAVMLEAGEDPLFIARRIVIHAAEDIGMADPMALVVAQAAAEAVKFVGLPEGRIPLAEATIYLACAPKSNGAKDSIDKALRAVREANRIEVPRHLADTSHSKAGDLLGSGVGYKYPHHYGGYIRQSYLPPDMENARFYTPSENGREKQIGRWLEELRKNM; the protein is encoded by the coding sequence ATGGACCTCTTTTCCTATCAGAGCGAGGCTTTAAAAAGCAAAGAAGGCCCCTTGGCCTTTCGCATGCGCCCGCGCAGCCTCGACGAGGTGTCCGGGCAGTCCCATCTTCTAAAAAAAGGCTCCCTCTTTCGCCGCATGATCGATGAGGACAAGTTGCAGTCTTTTATCCTGTATGGGCCGCCGGGAACGGGAAAGACAACCATCGCCCGGCTGATCGCCCAGACGACCCAGAGCAGTTTCGTCACCCTCTCGGCCGTCACGGCCAACACGAGCGATATCAAAAAGGTAGCCAAAGAGGCGGAAGACCGCCTCACCTTCAACCAGAAGCGGACGATCCTCTTTATCGACGAGATTCATCGTTTCAATAAAGCCCAACAGGATGTATTGCTGCCGATCGTGGAAGACGGCACCTTGATCCTGATCGGGGCTACGACAGAAAACCCGCTCTATGAATTGAACGCCGCTCTCCTCTCGCGATTGCGCGTCTATATCCTGCAACCGCTCAAAGAAGAGGAACTGGTGTCCCTCTTGAAACGGGCGCTGACAGACAGCCAACGGGGCCTCGGCCTCCCGGAAAGCGCTCTCACGGTAGAAGCCCTTGATCTGATCGTTCGGGCCGCCAAGGGAGATGCCCGGGCGTCCCTGACGATCTTAGACATGGTCGCTGGGGTTCACGGCGATGGCGACAACCCGATTGAGGCAACGGAGGTCACAGAGGTAACCGGCCGGATCGCTGTCTACTATGACAAAAAAGGCGACCGCCACTATGACACGATCTCCGCCTTCATTAAAAGCATCCGCGGCTCTGATCCGGATGCTGCGCTGTATTGGCTGGCGGTCATGCTGGAAGCCGGCGAAGACCCTCTCTTTATCGCTCGCCGCATCGTCATCCATGCGGCGGAAGACATCGGCATGGCCGACCCAATGGCCCTCGTCGTCGCCCAGGCGGCCGCCGAAGCCGTCAAGTTTGTCGGGTTGCCGGAAGGACGCATTCCGCTGGCTGAGGCGACCATCTACCTCGCCTGCGCCCCCAAGAGCAACGGCGCGAAGGATTCTATCGACAAGGCCTTGCGGGCTGTGCGGGAAGCGAACCGCATCGAGGTTCCCCGTCACCTGGCCGATACATCCCACTCTAAAGCCGGCGACCTCCTGGGCAGCGGTGTCGGGTACAAGTACCCCCATCACTACGGAGGCTATATCCGGCAAAGCTATCTTCCGCCGGACATGGAGAACGCCCGGTTCTACACCCCCTCGGAGAATGGACGGGAAAAGCAGATCGGGCGTTGGTTGGAGGAACTGAGAAAGAATATGTAG
- a CDS encoding LacI family DNA-binding transcriptional regulator, which translates to MATIKDVAALAGVSVSTVSRVINASGYVDSKTGERVLAAVEALDYRPSRIARTLVTRRSGTIGLILPDITNPFFPEVARGAEDEAYRHGYNLILCNSDWKLEKETLYLGILRQQCVEGVILVSTKLTEERLTEECRSLPPLVVIDRTITLDIHSISSNNVGGAALATKHLLVQGYRRIAHIAGPASSISARQRLEGYHRTMAEAGLPVDPALVVEGDYRLGGGKKAMARLLALTEPPEAVFCANDMMAVGALEQLQESDRCAPADMAVVGYDGIDLTRYVHPRLTTVIQPTYQMGERAVQLLLETIKGNESFQHIELEPRLAIGDSSVRRDGP; encoded by the coding sequence ATGGCTACGATCAAAGATGTCGCTGCCTTGGCCGGCGTATCTGTATCGACGGTGTCGCGGGTCATCAACGCCAGCGGCTATGTGGACAGCAAAACGGGGGAGCGGGTGTTGGCTGCCGTCGAAGCCCTTGATTACCGGCCGAGCCGCATCGCTCGCACCCTGGTGACGCGCAGGTCGGGAACGATCGGCTTGATCCTGCCTGACATCACGAACCCCTTTTTTCCAGAGGTTGCCCGGGGCGCCGAGGACGAAGCCTACCGTCACGGTTACAATCTGATCCTCTGCAACTCCGATTGGAAATTAGAAAAGGAAACCCTGTACCTGGGCATCCTGCGCCAGCAGTGCGTCGAAGGCGTCATTCTGGTCAGCACAAAGCTCACGGAGGAGCGCCTGACCGAGGAATGCCGATCCTTGCCGCCTCTGGTTGTGATCGATCGCACGATCACTCTCGATATCCACTCGATCAGTTCCAATAATGTCGGTGGGGCCGCCTTGGCGACAAAACACCTCTTGGTCCAGGGATACCGCCGCATCGCCCACATCGCCGGACCGGCTTCCTCCATATCGGCGCGGCAGCGCTTGGAGGGTTATCACCGGACGATGGCGGAGGCGGGCCTGCCTGTCGACCCGGCGCTGGTCGTCGAAGGCGATTACCGTCTCGGCGGAGGAAAAAAAGCCATGGCCCGGTTGCTCGCCTTGACAGAACCGCCGGAGGCCGTTTTTTGCGCCAATGACATGATGGCTGTCGGGGCCTTGGAGCAGTTGCAGGAGAGCGATCGGTGCGCTCCAGCCGATATGGCTGTCGTCGGCTATGACGGCATTGACCTTACCCGGTACGTCCATCCGCGCTTGACGACGGTCATCCAGCCTACCTACCAGATGGGGGAACGGGCCGTCCAACTGCTGTTGGAGACGATCAAAGGAAACGAGAGCTTTCAACATATTGAACTGGAGCCCCGTTTGGCGATCGGGGATTCCTCTGTCAGGAGGGACGGACCATGA
- the rbsK gene encoding ribokinase, whose protein sequence is MTRPRLLVIGSVNADLVAYAERIPHAGETVKGRRFSTVPGGKGANQAMAACRLGAAVTFIGAVGDDAYGRDMLQYFRDNGLEPARVKQVPGSTGVALITVDDRGNNQIVVVPGANDQLQPADLEECGDDFAAADVVVIQLETPIVTVAKAIEMAERWQKPLILNPAPAQSLPEDWFRRIAYLVPNEHEAALLGGDRARDFTDLQEKLAGSLVVTMGEKGVLFRRNDRVVEAEGEPGGTMDRIPAFSVPVVDTTAAGDAFVAGFAVALAEGRPLKEALRFASAVAALSVTKAGAQTSLPRRDEVEHFLEGIR, encoded by the coding sequence ATGACAAGACCGCGCCTGCTCGTCATCGGCAGTGTCAACGCCGATCTGGTGGCCTATGCGGAACGAATCCCCCACGCGGGGGAGACGGTAAAGGGGAGGCGCTTTTCGACCGTGCCGGGCGGCAAAGGCGCCAATCAGGCCATGGCGGCTTGCCGCCTTGGCGCAGCGGTGACCTTTATCGGCGCTGTCGGCGATGATGCCTATGGCCGCGATATGCTGCAGTATTTTCGGGACAACGGGTTGGAACCGGCACGGGTGAAACAGGTTCCCGGTTCGACCGGGGTGGCGTTGATCACGGTCGATGATCGGGGCAACAACCAGATCGTCGTCGTCCCCGGCGCCAATGACCAACTGCAACCAGCTGACCTGGAGGAATGCGGCGACGATTTTGCCGCCGCCGATGTGGTGGTGATTCAACTCGAAACGCCCATCGTGACGGTGGCGAAAGCGATTGAGATGGCGGAACGGTGGCAAAAACCCTTGATCTTGAATCCAGCGCCGGCCCAATCGCTCCCGGAGGACTGGTTTCGCCGGATCGCCTACCTCGTGCCGAATGAGCATGAAGCGGCCTTGCTGGGCGGCGATCGGGCCCGCGACTTTACGGATCTGCAAGAGAAACTGGCGGGATCGCTGGTCGTCACGATGGGGGAGAAGGGTGTGCTTTTCCGCAGGAACGATCGGGTCGTGGAGGCGGAGGGAGAACCGGGAGGAACGATGGACCGCATCCCCGCCTTCTCAGTCCCAGTCGTTGACACGACAGCCGCCGGAGACGCCTTTGTCGCCGGATTTGCCGTCGCCCTGGCTGAAGGGCGACCGCTTAAGGAAGCGTTGCGCTTTGCCAGCGCTGTCGCCGCCTTGTCGGTGACCAAAGCGGGCGCCCAGACATCGCTGCCGCGCAGAGACGAGGTCGAACACTTTTTGGAGGGAATAAGATGA